The Armatimonadota bacterium genome window below encodes:
- a CDS encoding YlxR family protein: MPRVRRVPQRMCVACRETRPKREMVRVVRTPAGEVRLDPTGKAAGRGAYVDPREACVELALRERRLQQALEVELPAHIGEELRALLQRPVPPAPKVIRLPAGRARG, translated from the coding sequence ATGCCTCGAGTGCGCCGGGTGCCCCAGCGGATGTGCGTGGCCTGTCGGGAGACGCGGCCAAAACGGGAGATGGTGCGGGTCGTGCGCACGCCCGCCGGCGAGGTGCGGCTGGATCCCACGGGCAAGGCGGCGGGGCGGGGTGCCTACGTCGACCCGCGCGAGGCCTGCGTGGAGCTGGCCCTGCGCGAGCGGCGCCTGCAGCAGGCCCTGGAGGTAGAACTCCCGGCGCACATCGGCGAGGAGCTGCGGGCGCTGCTGCAGCGGCCGGTGCCACCCGCGCCCAAGGTCATTCGCCTGCCCGCGGGCAGGGCGAGGGGATAG
- the nusA gene encoding transcription termination factor NusA, which translates to MNAELIRALQQLEEEKGIGKDVMFEALEAALLSAYKKNFGGAAQNVRIEIDRTTGDMRVYQVRTVVQEVVDPANEIALAEVQQYDPTAVPGDMVELEVTPRDFGRIAAQTAKQVWVQRLREAERELVYKEFRDREGDIVTGNVHRIERKNVYLDLGRIEAVLPPPEQIPRESYRQGERVKAYVVEVRQGTRGPQIVVSRTHPGLLKRLFELEVPEIYEGIVEIKAIAREAGARSKIAVASRDKNVDPVGACVGPKGSRVQAVVDELRGEKIDIIPWNADAALFVAAALSPAKVVRVDINEETKTAQVIVPDHQLSLAIGREGQNARLAAKLTGWRIDIKSETQLKELEAQKLFIDLPPEELGGEAATGKAAAAGEPAASSAVPAEVSATGGDGGVDGSTQEVTRRAAG; encoded by the coding sequence ATGAATGCGGAGCTGATTCGCGCCCTGCAGCAGCTGGAGGAGGAGAAGGGCATTGGCAAGGATGTGATGTTCGAGGCCCTGGAAGCCGCGCTGCTGTCGGCCTACAAGAAGAACTTCGGCGGCGCCGCCCAAAACGTGCGTATCGAGATCGACCGCACCACGGGCGACATGCGTGTCTACCAGGTGCGTACCGTGGTGCAGGAAGTGGTGGACCCGGCCAACGAAATCGCCCTGGCCGAGGTCCAGCAGTACGACCCCACTGCCGTGCCGGGAGACATGGTGGAGCTGGAGGTGACGCCCCGGGACTTCGGGCGAATCGCTGCCCAGACGGCCAAGCAGGTCTGGGTGCAGCGGTTGCGGGAGGCGGAGCGGGAGCTGGTCTATAAGGAGTTCCGCGACCGGGAGGGCGACATCGTCACCGGAAACGTGCACCGCATCGAGCGCAAAAACGTCTACCTGGACCTGGGCCGGATCGAAGCGGTGCTGCCGCCGCCAGAGCAGATCCCCCGGGAGTCCTACCGCCAGGGGGAACGGGTCAAGGCCTACGTGGTTGAGGTGCGTCAGGGGACACGGGGACCGCAGATCGTGGTCTCACGGACCCACCCCGGCCTGCTCAAGCGGCTCTTCGAACTGGAGGTTCCGGAGATCTACGAAGGCATTGTGGAGATCAAGGCCATCGCCCGCGAGGCCGGGGCTCGCAGCAAGATCGCCGTGGCCTCGAGGGACAAGAATGTGGACCCGGTGGGGGCCTGCGTCGGCCCCAAGGGCTCGCGGGTGCAGGCCGTGGTGGATGAGCTGCGTGGCGAGAAGATCGACATCATTCCCTGGAACGCCGACGCCGCCCTCTTCGTGGCCGCAGCGCTCAGCCCGGCCAAGGTAGTGCGGGTGGACATCAACGAGGAGACCAAGACCGCGCAGGTAATCGTCCCCGACCACCAGCTCTCCCTGGCCATCGGTCGGGAGGGGCAGAACGCCCGCCTGGCCGCCAAGCTTACCGGATGGCGCATCGACATAAAGAGCGAGACCCAGTTGAAGGAGCTGGAGGCGCAGAAGCTCTTCATCGACCTGCCACCGGAGGAACTGGGCGGGGAGGCGGCGACGGGGAAGGCGGCTGCGGCTGGTGAGCCTGCGGCCTCTTCGGCCGTCCCGGCGGAGGTCTCTGCCACCGGCGGGGACGGTGGCGTCGATGGCTCGACGCAGGAGGTGACCAGGCGGGCCGCCGGGTAG
- the rimP gene encoding ribosome maturation factor RimP: MQRRLVVAQVEEIAEPIARRFGLVVADVELLGEGARSVLRVVVEPPQEGAPGVTVDELARLSEMLSRQLDLRDPIPHAYTLEVSSPGLDRPLKKDQDFTRFAGRQVEVWTIVPVENQRHFKGRLLGLEGGVVRLAVGEREVGLPRHQVSRARLVVDEETLKRDLAGGGTAGT; the protein is encoded by the coding sequence GTGCAGCGGCGGTTGGTGGTGGCCCAGGTGGAGGAGATCGCGGAGCCCATCGCCCGGCGGTTCGGGCTGGTGGTGGCGGACGTGGAGTTGCTGGGAGAAGGCGCCCGCAGCGTCCTGCGGGTGGTGGTGGAGCCGCCGCAGGAGGGCGCGCCGGGCGTGACCGTGGATGAGCTGGCCCGCCTCTCCGAGATGCTCTCCCGCCAGCTGGACCTGCGGGACCCGATTCCGCACGCTTACACCCTCGAGGTCAGCTCGCCTGGCCTGGACCGGCCGCTGAAGAAGGACCAGGACTTCACCCGCTTCGCCGGTCGCCAGGTCGAGGTGTGGACCATCGTCCCCGTGGAGAACCAGCGGCACTTCAAAGGCCGGCTGCTGGGTCTGGAAGGCGGGGTGGTTCGGCTGGCGGTAGGTGAACGCGAGGTGGGCCTGCCGCGCCACCAGGTGAGCCGGGCGCGGCTGGTCGTGGACGAGGAGACCCTGAAACGCGATCTGGCTGGAGGAGGCACGGCCGGAACATGA